From Sodalis glossinidius str. 'morsitans', the proteins below share one genomic window:
- the xthA gene encoding exodeoxyribonuclease III encodes MKFVSFNINGLRARPHQLEAIITTLQPDVIGLQETKVHDDMFPLEEVSRHGYHVYYHGQKGHYGVALLSREKPLAIRRGFSTDGAEAQRRIIMADFLTPKGALTVVNGYFPQGENRDHPLKFPAKERFYRDLQGYVEQSHHGESLLLIMGDMNISPTDLDIGIGEESRKRWLRTGKCSFLPEERAWMERLLSWGLVDTYRQANPTDDSRYSWFDYRSRGFDENRGLRIDLLLASKPLAAVVRAAGIDYTIRAMDKPSDHAPVWADFAL; translated from the coding sequence ATGAAGTTTGTTTCTTTCAATATCAACGGGTTACGCGCCCGGCCGCATCAGCTTGAAGCCATCATCACTACACTACAACCGGACGTTATCGGTCTGCAGGAAACCAAAGTCCATGACGATATGTTTCCTCTCGAAGAAGTGTCGCGCCACGGTTACCATGTTTATTACCACGGTCAGAAGGGGCACTACGGCGTGGCGCTGCTCAGCCGCGAGAAACCTCTGGCTATACGTCGCGGTTTCAGTACCGACGGCGCAGAGGCACAACGCCGAATTATCATGGCGGATTTTCTCACCCCGAAAGGCGCGTTAACGGTGGTCAATGGCTACTTTCCCCAAGGCGAAAATCGTGACCATCCGCTTAAATTTCCGGCCAAAGAGCGTTTTTACCGCGATTTACAGGGCTATGTGGAGCAAAGCCATCACGGCGAGTCCCTGCTGCTGATTATGGGAGATATGAATATCAGCCCCACCGATCTGGACATTGGTATCGGCGAAGAGAGCCGTAAACGCTGGCTTCGTACCGGTAAGTGCTCCTTTCTGCCGGAGGAGCGGGCGTGGATGGAGCGCTTGCTGTCATGGGGACTAGTAGACACTTACCGCCAGGCCAACCCGACCGACGATAGTCGCTACTCCTGGTTTGATTATCGCTCGCGGGGCTTTGATGAGAACCGTGGCCTGCGCATCGATCTGTTGCTGGCCTCGAAGCCGCTGGCGGCAGTTGTCCGGGCGGCCGGCATCGATTACACCATCCGCGCAATGGACAAACCGTCCGATCACGCACCGGTGTGGGCGGATTTCGCTTTGTGA
- the purU gene encoding formyltetrahydrofolate deformylase, producing the protein MQSQNVQRKVLRTLCPDAKGLIAQITSICFKHQLNIVQNNEYVDHHTSRFFMRTELEGLFNDAALLADLDEVLPAGTIRELNHAGRRRIVVLVTKEAHCLGDLLMKSTYGGLDVDIAAVIGNHETLRALAERFDIPFHLVSHDGFSREEHDALMMALIDTFAPDYVVLAKYMRVLTPAFVRHYPNQIINIHHSFLPAFIGARPYHQAYERGVKIIGATAHYVNDNLDEGPIIIQDVIHVDHTYTAKDMMRAGRDVEKNVLSRALYRVLAQRVFVYGNRTVIF; encoded by the coding sequence ATGCAGTCGCAAAATGTACAACGAAAAGTATTACGCACCCTGTGTCCGGATGCGAAAGGCCTGATTGCGCAAATCACCAGCATTTGCTTCAAGCATCAACTCAATATCGTGCAAAACAACGAGTATGTTGACCATCATACCAGCCGCTTCTTTATGCGTACCGAATTGGAGGGGCTCTTCAATGATGCCGCGCTGCTGGCGGATCTGGACGAGGTCCTGCCCGCGGGAACGATTCGGGAACTCAATCATGCCGGCCGGCGCCGCATCGTCGTGCTGGTGACGAAAGAAGCCCACTGTCTGGGTGATTTGCTGATGAAAAGCACCTATGGCGGCCTCGATGTGGATATTGCCGCGGTAATAGGCAACCACGAGACGCTGCGGGCGCTGGCGGAGCGGTTTGATATCCCCTTTCATCTGGTCAGCCACGACGGCTTCAGCCGTGAAGAGCATGATGCGCTCATGATGGCGTTGATTGACACGTTCGCACCCGACTATGTGGTGCTGGCGAAGTACATGCGCGTGCTAACGCCGGCGTTTGTCCGTCACTATCCCAATCAAATCATCAATATTCATCATTCATTCCTGCCGGCGTTCATCGGTGCACGCCCCTACCATCAGGCCTATGAACGCGGGGTGAAAATCATCGGCGCCACCGCGCACTACGTTAACGACAATCTGGATGAAGGCCCTATCATTATCCAGGACGTCATTCACGTCGATCATACTTACACTGCGAAAGATATGATGCGTGCGGGCCGGGATGTCGAAAAAAATGTGCTGAGCCGGGCGCTGTACCGCGTGCTTGCCCAGCGGGTCTTCGTTTACGGCAACCGGACCGTGATTTTCTAA
- a CDS encoding YchJ family protein, which yields MRSPCPCNSGKLYADCCAPFISKDALPATPEQLMRSRYSAFVIQDGDYLIATWHPQAVAEAWRDEITAGFRTTRWRDLAVQECAAGQDSDSGYVTFLALFYDERQRRNGFIHERSRFVRLNERWYYVDGRHIVPGRNAPCPCGSGLKYKKCCEQ from the coding sequence GTGCGCTCACCTTGTCCCTGCAATAGCGGTAAGCTTTATGCCGATTGCTGCGCCCCGTTTATTAGCAAAGACGCCCTTCCCGCAACGCCTGAACAATTAATGCGGTCGCGCTACAGCGCCTTTGTTATTCAGGATGGGGATTATTTGATTGCCACCTGGCACCCACAAGCCGTCGCCGAGGCGTGGCGCGATGAGATCACAGCCGGCTTTCGTACTACCCGCTGGCGCGACCTGGCGGTGCAGGAATGCGCCGCCGGCCAGGATAGCGATTCCGGCTATGTGACCTTTCTGGCGCTCTTCTACGACGAGCGTCAGCGGCGCAATGGTTTTATTCATGAACGCTCACGCTTTGTCCGCCTCAACGAACGCTGGTATTATGTCGACGGCCGGCATATCGTACCCGGCAGAAACGCGCCGTGCCCGTGCGGCTCCGGCCTTAAGTACAAAAAGTGTTGTGAACAATAA
- the galU gene encoding UTP--glucose-1-phosphate uridylyltransferase GalU, whose translation MSAITTKVKKAVIPVAGLGTRMLPATKAIPKEMLPLVDKPLIQYVVNECIAAGINEIILVTHSSKNSIENHFDTSFELEAMLEKRVKRQLLAEIQAICPPYVTIMQVRQGLAKGLGHAVLCAHPLVGDEPVAVILPDVIIDEYESNLKTENLAAMLKRFEDTGRSQILVEPVEDVTSYGVVDCQGKTLNPGESVEMVGVVEKPSAEEAPSNLSVVGRYVLSAYIWALLEKTPPGAGNEIQLTDAIAMLMDKESVEAYHLMGLNHDCGNKLGYMQAFVEYGLRHESLGKEFKTWLKDAITQ comes from the coding sequence ATGTCTGCTATTACGACCAAAGTGAAAAAAGCAGTAATCCCGGTGGCGGGACTGGGTACACGAATGTTGCCGGCAACCAAAGCTATCCCGAAGGAAATGCTTCCCCTGGTGGATAAGCCTCTGATTCAGTATGTGGTGAATGAATGTATCGCCGCGGGCATCAATGAGATTATCCTGGTGACCCACTCCTCCAAAAATTCCATTGAAAACCATTTCGATACCAGCTTTGAGCTGGAAGCCATGCTGGAAAAACGCGTCAAGCGGCAGCTGTTGGCGGAGATTCAGGCGATTTGCCCGCCGTATGTCACCATCATGCAGGTTCGTCAGGGGCTGGCCAAAGGGCTGGGGCACGCGGTATTGTGCGCGCATCCGCTGGTGGGTGACGAGCCGGTTGCGGTGATTTTGCCCGACGTGATTATCGATGAATATGAATCAAACCTGAAGACCGAGAATTTGGCGGCGATGCTAAAACGCTTTGAAGATACTGGCCGTAGCCAGATTCTGGTCGAGCCCGTGGAAGATGTCACCAGCTACGGCGTGGTCGATTGCCAGGGTAAAACTCTTAACCCGGGCGAAAGCGTAGAGATGGTAGGCGTGGTTGAAAAACCGTCTGCGGAAGAAGCGCCGTCGAATTTGTCCGTGGTGGGCCGCTATGTCCTTTCCGCCTATATCTGGGCGCTGTTGGAAAAAACCCCGCCGGGAGCCGGTAATGAAATCCAGCTGACCGATGCCATTGCGATGCTGATGGATAAAGAAAGCGTAGAAGCCTACCACCTGATGGGGCTGAACCATGACTGCGGCAACAAATTGGGTTATATGCAGGCGTTCGTGGAATACGGCCTGCGTCATGAAAGTCTTGGCAAAGAGTTCAAAACGTGGTTAAAAGACGCCATTACACAATAA
- a CDS encoding UDP-glucose dehydrogenase family protein, producing MKVTVFGIGYVGLVQAAVLAEVGHDVLCVDVDERKVENLKKGVIPIYEPGLTPLVQQNYEAGRLKFITDAQAGVNHGVMQFIAVGTPPDEDGSADLKYVTAVARAIAQHMQDHKVVLDKSTVPVGTADKVRAVMQETLQSRNSSLTFDVVSNPEFLKEGAAVADCMRPERIVVGTDNEDVVDLLHELYEPFNRNHDRMIFMDIRSAELTKYAANCMLATKISFMNEMSNLAELLGADVEKVRQGIGSDSRIGYSFIYPGCGYGGSCFPKDVQALIRTAEQIGYQPKLLQAVEDVNYKQKDKLPAFIRRHFGDDLSGKTFALWGLSFKPNTDDMREASSRVLMEALWAAGATIQAFDPEAMNETQCIYGHRDDLQLMSTKEAALRGADALVICTEWQNFRAPDFDVIKSALKQPVIFDGRNLYDPERLANRGFVYYGIGRGASLASH from the coding sequence ATGAAAGTAACGGTTTTTGGTATCGGCTATGTCGGCTTGGTGCAGGCTGCGGTATTGGCCGAAGTGGGGCATGACGTGCTGTGCGTCGACGTGGATGAGCGCAAGGTCGAGAATCTGAAAAAAGGCGTGATTCCCATTTATGAACCGGGGCTGACGCCGCTGGTACAGCAGAATTATGAAGCCGGCCGGCTGAAATTTATCACGGACGCGCAGGCCGGCGTCAATCATGGGGTTATGCAGTTTATTGCGGTGGGCACGCCGCCTGACGAAGACGGCTCGGCAGACTTGAAATATGTCACCGCCGTGGCGCGCGCCATTGCCCAACATATGCAGGATCACAAAGTGGTCCTGGATAAGTCCACCGTGCCGGTCGGTACCGCGGATAAAGTCCGCGCCGTGATGCAGGAAACGCTGCAAAGCCGTAATAGCAGCCTGACCTTCGATGTCGTATCCAATCCCGAATTTCTGAAGGAAGGGGCCGCGGTGGCAGACTGCATGCGCCCTGAGCGCATTGTGGTCGGCACCGACAACGAGGATGTGGTGGACTTGCTTCATGAGCTGTATGAGCCGTTCAACCGCAATCACGACCGGATGATCTTCATGGATATCCGCAGCGCCGAGCTGACGAAATATGCCGCCAATTGTATGCTGGCAACCAAAATCAGCTTCATGAATGAAATGTCCAACCTGGCGGAGCTGTTGGGCGCGGACGTGGAGAAAGTGCGCCAAGGTATCGGTTCCGACTCGCGTATTGGCTACAGCTTTATCTATCCGGGCTGTGGGTATGGCGGCTCCTGCTTCCCGAAAGACGTGCAGGCACTGATCCGTACCGCCGAGCAGATAGGTTACCAGCCCAAGCTGCTGCAGGCGGTAGAAGACGTCAACTACAAGCAGAAAGACAAACTGCCTGCTTTCATCCGCCGTCATTTCGGCGACGATCTGAGCGGCAAAACCTTTGCGTTGTGGGGGCTGTCGTTCAAACCCAACACCGACGATATGCGCGAAGCGTCAAGCCGGGTGTTGATGGAAGCGCTATGGGCAGCGGGGGCGACCATTCAGGCTTTCGATCCGGAAGCGATGAATGAAACCCAGTGCATTTATGGCCATCGTGACGATCTGCAACTGATGAGCACCAAAGAAGCTGCCTTGCGTGGCGCCGATGCCCTGGTTATCTGCACAGAATGGCAGAACTTCCGCGCTCCGGATTTCGATGTCATTAAATCGGCGCTTAAACAGCCCGTTATCTTTGATGGCCGTAACTTGTACGATCCGGAACGCCTCGCCAATCGCGGTTTTGTCTATTATGGCATCGGCCGCGGTGCGTCGCTTGCCTCTCATTGA
- a CDS encoding NAD-dependent epimerase has product MKFLVTGAAGFIGYHVSGRLLADGHQVVGIDNLSDYYDVSLKQARLDGLQAVKTFRFQKLDLADQQGIASLFASERFTRVIHLGAQAGVRYSLENPLAYGDANLIGHLNILEGCRHNQVQHLLYASSSSVYGLNRKLPFSMDDTVDHPVSLYAATKKANELMAHTYAHLYQLPTTGLRFFTVYGPWGRPDMALFKFTRAMLNGERIDVYNGGEMLRDFTYIDDIVEAIVRLQDVIPVPDAGWTVETGSPAASSAPYRVYNIGNSQPVKLMDYIEALEDALGIQAEKNLLPMQPGDVLETSADTQELYRAIGFKPQTPVTEGVKRFVKWYRDYYQR; this is encoded by the coding sequence ATGAAATTTCTGGTCACCGGCGCCGCCGGTTTTATCGGCTATCATGTCAGCGGGCGTTTGCTCGCTGACGGTCATCAGGTGGTCGGCATCGACAACCTGAGCGATTATTATGATGTGTCGCTGAAGCAAGCGCGTCTTGACGGCCTGCAGGCCGTCAAGACTTTCCGCTTTCAAAAGCTGGATTTGGCAGACCAGCAGGGCATCGCCAGCCTGTTTGCCAGCGAACGCTTCACGCGGGTGATCCACCTCGGCGCACAGGCCGGGGTACGTTATTCGCTGGAGAACCCGCTGGCCTATGGCGACGCTAACCTTATCGGTCATCTCAATATTCTTGAGGGATGCCGGCACAATCAGGTGCAGCACCTGCTGTATGCCTCCTCCAGTTCGGTCTATGGTCTCAACCGCAAGTTGCCTTTCTCGATGGATGATACTGTCGACCATCCGGTATCGCTGTATGCGGCTACCAAAAAAGCCAACGAGCTGATGGCGCATACCTATGCGCACCTGTACCAGTTGCCTACCACCGGCCTGCGCTTTTTTACCGTCTACGGCCCGTGGGGGCGTCCGGATATGGCCTTGTTCAAGTTCACCCGGGCGATGCTCAACGGTGAACGTATCGATGTCTATAACGGCGGTGAAATGCTGCGCGATTTCACGTATATCGACGATATCGTGGAAGCGATCGTGCGCCTGCAGGACGTGATTCCGGTGCCGGATGCCGGCTGGACGGTAGAAACCGGTTCACCGGCGGCGAGCTCCGCGCCTTACCGCGTCTATAATATCGGTAACAGTCAGCCGGTAAAGCTGATGGACTATATTGAGGCGCTGGAAGACGCGCTCGGCATTCAAGCCGAGAAAAACCTTCTGCCGATGCAGCCCGGTGATGTGTTGGAAACCAGCGCGGATACGCAGGAGTTGTATCGCGCGATTGGCTTCAAACCGCAGACGCCGGTGACGGAAGGGGTGAAACGTTTCGTGAAGTGGTATCGCGATTATTACCAGCGTTAA
- the hns gene encoding histone-like nucleoid-structuring protein H-NS: MSEALKILNNIRTLRAQARECTLETLEEMLEKLEVVVNERREEDSQAQAEIEEHTRKLQQYREMLIADGIDPNELLQSMSSSKSAGKTKRAARPAKYQYTDENGDVKTWTGQGRTPAVIKKAIDEEGKALEDFLL, translated from the coding sequence ATGAGCGAAGCACTAAAGATTCTTAACAACATCCGTACTCTGCGCGCACAGGCCAGAGAATGCACTCTGGAAACTCTTGAAGAAATGCTGGAGAAACTGGAGGTCGTTGTCAATGAACGCCGTGAGGAAGATAGTCAAGCCCAGGCTGAAATTGAAGAGCATACGCGTAAATTACAACAATACCGTGAAATGTTGATTGCCGATGGAATCGACCCGAACGAATTGCTGCAGTCGATGAGTTCCTCCAAATCCGCTGGTAAAACCAAGCGTGCCGCTCGTCCGGCGAAATATCAGTACACCGACGAAAACGGCGACGTTAAAACCTGGACCGGTCAAGGCCGTACCCCTGCGGTAATCAAAAAAGCGATTGATGAAGAAGGCAAAGCACTGGAAGATTTCCTGCTATAA
- the adhE gene encoding bifunctional acetaldehyde-CoA/alcohol dehydrogenase: MAVTNVAELNTLVAQVRKAQREYANFTQEQVDKIFRAAALAAADARIPLAKMAVAESGMGIVEDKVIKNHFASEYIYNAYKDEKTCGILAEDDTFGTISIAEPIGLICGIVPTTNPTSTAIFKALISLKTRNGIIFSPHPRAKNATNKAADIVLQAAIAAGAPRDIIGWIDEPSVELSNQLMHHPDINLILATGGPGMVKAAYSSGKPAIGVGAGNTPVVVDETADIKRVVASILMSKTFDNGVICASEQSVVVVDALYDQVRERFASHGGCMLRGQELKAVSDIILKNGGLNAAIVGQPAAKIAEMAGLLVPGNTKVLIGEVSKVDESEPFAHEKLSPTLAMYRARDFEDAVDIAEKLVAMGGIGHTSCLYTNQDNQGERVKFFGDKMKTARILINTPASQGGIGDLYNFKLAPSLTLGCGSWGGNSISENVGPKHLINTKTVAKRAENMMWHKLPKSIYFRRGSLPIALEEVASDGAKRAFIVTDRYLFNNRYADQITSVLKKHGIETEVFFEVEADPTLSIVRKGAMQMNSFKPDTIIALGGGSPMDAAKIMWVMYEHPETHFEELALRFMDIRKRIYKFPKMGVKAKMIAITTTSGTGSEVTPFAVVTDDATGQKYPLADYALVPDMAIVDANLVMNMPKSLCAFGGLDAVTHALEAYVSIMATEFSDGQALQALKLLKEYLPASYHDGTKNPVARERVHNAATIAGIAFANAFLGVCHSMAHKLGSEFHIPHGLANAMLVSNVIRYNANDNPTKQAAFSQYDRPQARRRYAEIADHLGLSAAGDRTAQKIEKLLQWLDEIKLELGIPTSIRKAGVQEADFLAKVDKLSEDAFDDQCTSANPRYPLIAELKQILLDTYYGRKFVEPFDNAVEAATAPAPVGDVKASVQAPKSEKKAEKVTS, translated from the coding sequence ATGGCTGTTACTAATGTCGCTGAACTCAATACCTTAGTTGCACAGGTGAGAAAAGCACAGCGCGAATACGCCAATTTTACCCAGGAGCAGGTGGACAAGATTTTCCGCGCGGCCGCCCTGGCCGCGGCAGATGCCCGTATCCCCCTAGCCAAAATGGCGGTAGCCGAATCCGGCATGGGTATCGTGGAAGACAAAGTCATCAAGAACCACTTTGCTTCTGAATACATATACAACGCCTACAAAGATGAAAAAACCTGCGGCATCCTGGCCGAGGATGACACCTTTGGTACCATCTCCATCGCTGAGCCGATTGGCCTTATCTGCGGTATCGTGCCCACGACCAACCCCACGTCTACCGCCATCTTCAAAGCGCTTATTAGCCTGAAAACCCGAAACGGGATTATCTTCTCGCCGCATCCTCGCGCCAAGAACGCCACCAACAAAGCGGCCGATATTGTGCTACAGGCCGCTATCGCCGCCGGCGCGCCGCGGGACATTATCGGCTGGATCGACGAGCCGTCGGTGGAGCTGTCCAATCAATTAATGCATCATCCTGATATCAACCTGATCCTCGCCACCGGCGGGCCAGGCATGGTGAAAGCCGCTTACAGTTCCGGTAAACCCGCCATCGGCGTCGGCGCCGGCAACACCCCGGTCGTGGTGGATGAAACCGCGGATATCAAACGCGTGGTCGCCTCCATTCTGATGTCGAAAACCTTCGATAACGGTGTCATTTGCGCCTCAGAACAATCCGTGGTCGTTGTTGATGCGCTGTATGATCAGGTGCGTGAACGTTTCGCCAGCCACGGCGGTTGCATGTTGCGCGGCCAGGAACTGAAAGCGGTTTCAGATATCATCCTGAAAAATGGCGGCCTGAATGCGGCCATTGTCGGCCAGCCAGCAGCGAAGATCGCCGAAATGGCCGGCCTGCTCGTTCCCGGCAATACTAAAGTCCTGATTGGCGAAGTCAGCAAAGTGGACGAGTCTGAACCCTTTGCACACGAAAAACTGTCGCCGACCCTGGCGATGTATCGCGCACGGGATTTCGAGGACGCTGTGGACATCGCAGAAAAATTGGTGGCCATGGGCGGCATCGGTCATACCTCCTGTCTCTATACCAATCAGGACAACCAGGGCGAACGCGTCAAGTTCTTTGGCGACAAGATGAAAACCGCGCGTATTCTTATCAATACCCCGGCTTCACAGGGCGGCATCGGCGATCTGTATAACTTCAAGCTGGCGCCGTCGCTGACGCTAGGATGTGGTTCCTGGGGCGGCAACTCGATTTCTGAAAACGTTGGCCCCAAACACCTCATCAATACCAAAACCGTCGCTAAGCGAGCTGAAAATATGATGTGGCATAAGCTTCCCAAATCCATCTATTTCCGTCGCGGTTCCCTGCCGATTGCGCTTGAAGAAGTGGCCAGCGACGGCGCCAAACGCGCCTTCATCGTCACCGACCGTTACCTGTTCAATAATCGCTACGCCGATCAGATAACCTCGGTGCTGAAAAAACACGGTATCGAAACCGAAGTCTTCTTTGAAGTTGAAGCGGATCCGACCTTAAGCATCGTGCGTAAAGGCGCGATGCAAATGAACTCCTTCAAGCCGGACACCATCATCGCCCTGGGCGGTGGTTCGCCGATGGATGCCGCCAAAATCATGTGGGTGATGTATGAACATCCTGAAACCCATTTTGAAGAGCTGGCGCTACGCTTTATGGATATCCGTAAACGTATTTACAAGTTCCCGAAAATGGGAGTGAAGGCGAAGATGATCGCCATTACCACCACCTCCGGTACCGGTTCTGAAGTCACCCCGTTCGCGGTAGTAACCGACGATGCCACCGGTCAGAAATACCCGCTGGCGGACTATGCTCTGGTACCGGATATGGCAATTGTCGACGCCAATCTGGTGATGAACATGCCGAAATCCCTGTGCGCCTTTGGCGGGCTGGATGCGGTGACCCACGCGCTGGAAGCCTATGTTTCCATTATGGCGACCGAGTTCTCCGACGGCCAGGCCCTGCAGGCGTTGAAATTGTTGAAAGAGTATCTGCCCGCCAGCTACCACGATGGCACCAAAAACCCGGTTGCGCGTGAACGCGTGCACAATGCGGCGACCATTGCCGGTATCGCCTTCGCCAACGCCTTCCTTGGGGTATGTCACTCCATGGCCCATAAACTGGGCTCGGAATTCCACATTCCTCATGGCCTGGCCAATGCCATGCTGGTAAGCAACGTCATTCGCTACAACGCCAACGACAATCCGACCAAACAGGCGGCCTTCAGCCAGTACGACCGCCCGCAGGCCCGTCGTCGCTACGCTGAAATCGCGGATCATCTGGGACTCAGCGCCGCGGGCGACCGCACCGCGCAGAAGATTGAAAAGCTGCTGCAGTGGCTGGATGAGATCAAGCTGGAGCTGGGTATCCCGACCTCCATCCGTAAGGCCGGAGTGCAGGAGGCGGACTTCCTGGCCAAAGTGGATAAACTGTCGGAAGACGCCTTCGACGATCAGTGTACCAGTGCCAACCCGCGCTATCCGCTGATTGCCGAATTGAAGCAAATTCTGCTGGATACTTACTACGGCCGCAAGTTTGTCGAACCCTTTGACAATGCCGTAGAGGCTGCCACCGCACCTGCCCCGGTCGGGGACGTTAAAGCGAGCGTTCAGGCGCCCAAAAGCGAAAAGAAAGCCGAGAAAGTGACCAGTTGA